In Ostrea edulis chromosome 4, xbOstEdul1.1, whole genome shotgun sequence, a single window of DNA contains:
- the LOC125668209 gene encoding uncharacterized protein LOC125668209, whose product MQLRIKFISSSTHTVPYSTADIVYGIENSQSDDVEGAQNSCVDVGGKESRISSSENTDSNVRHSSDRGGVRKSVSTEKVNLYKESEDNHRPHQLYPSPKHLHCRTNGVRSGIHRGEQTYNMRTNSFPSGRETEDLIAMGTIWSPNAQTSVKQLNSSTSSASSLTNNSITNVTGRNMHISTSQGTSNSTGLPQTNRGRYNIAGMKPILVQSSKISNMKDVEPRYIDPVIGAPASFQQRLMELSALEAETIRYERSKKVKKKFKQDRDS is encoded by the exons TTCTTCTTCTACTCACACTGTGCCCTACTCAACTGCTGATATTGTTTATGGAATTGAAAACAGCCAATCAGATGATGTGGAAGGAGCACAAAACAGCTGTGTTGATGTAGGTGGAAAGGAATCGAGAATTTCATCCTCAGAAAACACAGATTCAAACGTTCGACATTCCAGTGACAGAGGCGGTGTAAGAAAATCTGTATCCACAGAAAAAG TGAATTTGTATAAGGAGAGTGAAGATAACCACAGACCTCATCAACTGTATCCCTCCCCAAAACATCTACATTGTAGAACAAATGGAGTTCGGAGCGGGATTCACAGAGGAGAACAAACTTACAATATGAGGACAAACAGTTTTCCTTCGg GAAGAGAGACGGAGGATTTGATTGCCATGGGAACAATATGGAGTCCAAATGCTCAAACTTCTGTTAAGCAGTTGAACAGTAGCACAAGTAGTGCTAGTTCTCTTACAAACAATTCCATCACCAATGTTACAGGCAGAAATATGCACATCTCTACATCACAAGGAACATCTAATTCTACAGGATTACCTCAGACTAACAGAGGGCGCTACAATATAGCTGGGATGAAACCAATTCTGGTTCAATCATCGAAAATCTCCAATATGAAAGATG TTGAACCGAGGTACATTGATCCAGTTATTGGTGCTCCAGCATCTTTTCAACAGAGACTGATGGAACTTAGTGCACTTGAGGCAGAAACTATACGATATGAAAGGAGCAAAAAGGTTAAGAAGAAATTCAAACAAGATCGTGACTCCTGA